The proteins below come from a single Dehalococcoidia bacterium genomic window:
- a CDS encoding HAD hydrolase family protein — protein sequence MNLIFFDMEGPLSIHDNMRALMKLIPNGNAIFDIVRRYDRQRTYEEEDAYDPGDDLAVLAPFIINHGVTSDDIEKLADEATIVDGAVELIKSLSDWHVFCISTAYEQYASRIMQRVGIPRENLECTLFPIERLKKLATKEDYNRIAAFEIEVLDMTNADDKNVKLRFERFFRGELGQTTFGKAIREITPMGGRKKAAALRNFARMRGVFPEQCVVVGDSITDSRMLETVHLPGGLAVAYNGTEHALAYATIGLASTDISDLKPALDAWAQGGREAVKQFVETKRRNKFQWLADADGLEEPLRIHLGVRQRVRGAAGLG from the coding sequence ATGAACCTTATCTTCTTCGATATGGAAGGCCCGCTGTCCATACACGACAACATGCGGGCGCTGATGAAGCTCATTCCCAACGGCAATGCGATATTCGACATCGTGCGGCGCTACGACCGCCAGCGCACCTACGAGGAGGAGGATGCCTACGACCCCGGCGACGACCTGGCCGTATTAGCTCCATTCATTATCAATCATGGAGTAACCTCGGACGACATTGAAAAGCTGGCCGATGAGGCCACAATCGTAGACGGCGCGGTAGAGCTCATTAAAAGCCTCAGCGATTGGCATGTGTTCTGCATCAGCACCGCCTACGAGCAATACGCATCACGCATCATGCAGCGCGTGGGCATCCCCCGCGAAAATCTCGAATGCACTTTGTTCCCTATCGAACGGCTCAAAAAGCTCGCAACGAAAGAAGACTACAATCGAATCGCCGCCTTCGAGATCGAAGTGCTCGATATGACGAACGCCGATGATAAGAATGTGAAACTGAGATTCGAGCGTTTCTTCCGCGGCGAGCTGGGGCAGACGACCTTCGGCAAAGCGATACGCGAGATAACGCCGATGGGCGGCCGCAAGAAGGCCGCGGCCCTGCGCAACTTCGCCCGTATGCGCGGTGTGTTTCCGGAGCAATGCGTCGTCGTCGGCGACAGCATCACCGATTCGCGCATGCTGGAGACCGTGCACCTGCCCGGCGGGCTGGCCGTGGCCTACAACGGCACCGAGCACGCCCTGGCTTACGCGACGATAGGATTGGCCTCAACCGATATATCCGACCTCAAGCCTGCGCTCGACGCCTGGGCACAAGGCGGCCGCGAGGCAGTGAAACAGTTCGTGGAAACTAAGAGGAGAAACAAGTTCCAGTGGTTGGCCGACGCCGACGGTTTGGAGGAGCCGCTCCGCATTCACCTCGGCGTCCGGCAGAGGGTGCGCGGGGCGGCGGGGCTGGGGTAA